The Pseudomonas fluorescens nucleotide sequence CCGAGGAGAACGCTCATGAGTGAACGCAGCGCACCCCGCTACACCCTGATCGGCCTGGGCCTGCTGTTGCTGATTGGCCTGCTGGCGTTCTTCCTGGCCAAGCCTGCGCAGTCGGATAACGCCGCGCAACCGGCCACCGCCGCCAAGGCGGCCAACACCCTGCAATCGCTGGCCGAGCTGGACGGCAAGGCGCCAAGCCGCCGGCAGTTGAACATCCAGACCTGGAACACCGCCGAAGGCGCCCGCGTGCTGTTCGTCGAAGCCCGCGAGCTGCCGATGTTCGACCTGCGCCTGACCTTCGCCGCCGGCAGCAGCCAGGACGGCGATGCCCCGGGCCTGGCGACCCTGACCAACGCCATGCTCAACGAAGGCGTGACCGGCAAGGACGTCACCGCCATCGCCGAAGGCTTCGAAGGCCTGGGTGCCGATTTTGGCAACGGCGCCTACCGCGACATGGCCGTGGCCTCGCTGCGCAGCCTGAGCGCCGCCGACAAACGCGAACCGGCGCTGAAGCTGTTCGCCGAAGTGGTCGGCAAGCCAACCTTCCCGCAGGACGCCCTGGCGCGCATCAAAAACCAGATGCAGGCCGGCTTCGAGTACCAGAAGCAGAACCCGGGCAAACTGGCCAGCATCGAGCTGTTCGAGCGCCTGTACGGCACCCACCCCTATGCTCACCCGAGTGACGGCACCGCCAAGAGCATTGCGCCAATTACCCTGGAGCAACTGCGCGCCTTCCACGCCAAGGCCTATGCCGCCGGCAATACGGTGATCGCCCTGGTCGGTGACTTGAGCCGCAGCGAAGCCGAAGCCATTGCCGCGCAGGTGTCCTCGGCCCTGCCCAAAGGTCCGGCCCTGGCCAAGGTGGCGCAGCCAAGCGAACCCAAGGCCGGTGCTACCCACATCGACTTCCAGTCCAAGCAGACCCACCTGATGCTCGCCCAACTGGGCATCGACCGTAACGATCCGGACTACCCTGCGCTGTCGCTGGGCAACCAGATCCTCGGCGGTGGCACCTTCGGCACCCGGTTGATGAGCGAAGTGCGCGAGAAACGCGGCCTGACCTACGGCGTATACTCGGTGTTCAGCCCGATGCAGGTGCGTGGCCCGTTCATGATCAACCTGCAGACCCGCGCCGAGCTCAGCGAAGGTACCCTCAAGCTGGTCCAGGACATCCTCGCCGACTACCTCAAGAGCGGCCCGACCCAGGAGGAACTGGACGACGCCAAGCGTGAACTGGCCGGCAGCTTCCCGCTGTCCAATGCCAGCAACGCCAGCATCGTCGGCCAACTGGGCGCCATCGGCTTCTACAACCTGCCACTGACCTGGCTGGAAGACTACATGCAGCAATCCCAGGCGCTGACCACCGAACAGGTCAAGGCCGCGCTGAACAAACACCTGGCTGCTGACAAGATGGTCATCGTCACCGCAGGTCCCAGCGTGCCGCAAAAACCCTTGCCGCCACCCACTGACAAACCCGCTGAGCAGCCGCTTGGCGTACCGGAGCATTAATGGCCAGTCCATCCGCAAAACCGGCCAAGCCGCACCACGGCCAGGGCCAACTGCGCATCATTGCCGGCGAATGGCGCAGCCGACGCCTGGGCTTCCCTGACGCGCCGGGCCTGCGCCCGACCCCGGACCGGGTCCGCGAGACCCTGTTCAACTGGCTCGCCCCGTACATCGAAGGGGCCAAGGTGCTCGACGCCTACACCGGCAGCGGTGCGCTGTACCTCGAAGCGCTGTCGCGCGGCGCGGGCGAGTCCGTGGCCCTGGACAGCAACCCGGCAGCCATCGCCAGCCTGCGGCAAAACCTGGAAACCCTGCGCTGCCCCCGCGGCCAGGTGATCCAGACCGACGCCCAACGCTACCTGCAAGGCGAGCCGAAGCTGGCTTTTGACCTGGTGTTTCTCGATCCGCCGTTCAACCAGGGCCTGCTGCCCACCACCTGCGCCCTGCTTGAAGAGCGCCACTGGCTGGCCGAGAACGCCTGGATCTACACCGAGAGCGAAACCCCGCCATCGACCCTGCAACTGCCCGGAAACTGGCGCCTGCATCGGGAGAAGAAGGCCGGCCAGGTGTACTACGCACTCTGGCAGCGCGGCTGAGCACTCACCTCGCACAATAGATATCCAACGCCTTTCTCCTGCCTGTCTGCCTGACAGTGCTCCTTGTTCTCAACTACAAGGAGCACTGTCATGGATCGACATTTTTCCCTCCAGGGCGGCCTGATCGGCCTGTTCCTGCTCTCAGGCCAGGCCCTGGCCGAAT carries:
- a CDS encoding M16 family metallopeptidase, with protein sequence MSERSAPRYTLIGLGLLLLIGLLAFFLAKPAQSDNAAQPATAAKAANTLQSLAELDGKAPSRRQLNIQTWNTAEGARVLFVEARELPMFDLRLTFAAGSSQDGDAPGLATLTNAMLNEGVTGKDVTAIAEGFEGLGADFGNGAYRDMAVASLRSLSAADKREPALKLFAEVVGKPTFPQDALARIKNQMQAGFEYQKQNPGKLASIELFERLYGTHPYAHPSDGTAKSIAPITLEQLRAFHAKAYAAGNTVIALVGDLSRSEAEAIAAQVSSALPKGPALAKVAQPSEPKAGATHIDFQSKQTHLMLAQLGIDRNDPDYPALSLGNQILGGGTFGTRLMSEVREKRGLTYGVYSVFSPMQVRGPFMINLQTRAELSEGTLKLVQDILADYLKSGPTQEELDDAKRELAGSFPLSNASNASIVGQLGAIGFYNLPLTWLEDYMQQSQALTTEQVKAALNKHLAADKMVIVTAGPSVPQKPLPPPTDKPAEQPLGVPEH
- the rsmD gene encoding 16S rRNA (guanine(966)-N(2))-methyltransferase RsmD produces the protein MASPSAKPAKPHHGQGQLRIIAGEWRSRRLGFPDAPGLRPTPDRVRETLFNWLAPYIEGAKVLDAYTGSGALYLEALSRGAGESVALDSNPAAIASLRQNLETLRCPRGQVIQTDAQRYLQGEPKLAFDLVFLDPPFNQGLLPTTCALLEERHWLAENAWIYTESETPPSTLQLPGNWRLHREKKAGQVYYALWQRG